A window of the Desulforapulum autotrophicum HRM2 genome harbors these coding sequences:
- a CDS encoding peroxiredoxin, translating to MEETKVNMPLLGDALPELKVQSTHGPMNIPGDMKGKWFVLFSHPADFTPVCTTEFVAFQKRYEEFEKLGCKLIGMSIDQVFSHIKWVQWIKAELDVDIKFPIVAANDSVAMKLGMLHPGKGTNTVRAVFIVDPDSKVRLIMYYPQEVGRNMDEIVRSVKALQISDQQGAVAAGWPDNELIGDRIIMPPSTNQADAEKRMEKSDAFECFDWWFCHKPLEK from the coding sequence ATGGAAGAAACGAAAGTAAATATGCCGTTGCTCGGGGATGCGTTGCCTGAGTTAAAAGTCCAGTCAACACACGGTCCCATGAATATCCCCGGCGATATGAAGGGAAAATGGTTTGTGCTGTTCAGTCATCCGGCAGACTTCACACCCGTTTGCACAACAGAGTTTGTGGCGTTTCAAAAACGATACGAGGAGTTTGAAAAACTTGGTTGCAAGTTGATTGGTATGTCCATTGATCAAGTATTTTCTCACATTAAATGGGTACAGTGGATCAAGGCTGAACTCGACGTGGATATCAAATTTCCTATTGTTGCAGCCAATGATTCCGTTGCTATGAAACTCGGCATGTTGCATCCGGGTAAAGGAACCAACACTGTGCGAGCAGTATTCATCGTTGATCCAGATAGCAAGGTTCGCTTGATCATGTATTATCCACAAGAAGTGGGTAGAAATATGGATGAAATTGTCCGCTCAGTCAAAGCCCTTCAAATATCCGACCAGCAAGGGGCTGTTGCGGCTGGTTGGCCCGATAATGAATTGATAGGTGATAGAATCATTATGCCGCCATCAACGAATCAAGCTGATGCGGAAAAACGCATGGAGAAGTCAGATGCATTTGAATGCTTTGACTGGTGGTTCTGCCATAAGCCATTAGAAAAATAA
- a CDS encoding HD-GYP domain-containing protein, with product MLNLIPIKNSYMRFCNNFPLYYFSESGEPVLYKKAGENLKEGSFENNQYSDLFIRKEDEGAVAKQLQAALNIEFARAISSKGIVAIKSSLCLIVEEALSGPLETNLTSLPETIEILFYGTKKNPDLLDALVVINNKSAKVIEHSVNVLALVAQYCFFKKYSEERLKIFSLSALLHDIGLCRIEKEIIEKKERLTDKEFSIYKKHAIKGFNVLQFYPTFDKSVSITALEHHERLDGSGYPNGVKQISFESQVVGLIDSYESLKYQEKTFRQSLKPYDALQIIKKDVVLGKYNKKIFVDLCSCLIK from the coding sequence ATGTTAAATTTAATACCAATTAAAAATTCATATATGCGATTTTGTAATAACTTTCCGTTATATTATTTTTCAGAAAGTGGAGAGCCTGTACTATATAAAAAAGCAGGTGAAAACCTGAAGGAAGGATCATTTGAAAACAATCAATATTCCGATCTTTTTATCCGCAAAGAAGATGAAGGCGCTGTTGCTAAACAATTGCAAGCTGCTTTAAACATTGAATTCGCACGGGCAATCTCGTCAAAAGGGATCGTTGCCATAAAAAGCAGCCTTTGTCTAATTGTTGAAGAAGCCCTATCTGGTCCATTGGAAACCAACCTAACTTCTTTGCCTGAAACCATAGAAATATTGTTTTATGGAACAAAGAAAAACCCAGATTTATTAGATGCATTAGTTGTAATTAATAATAAAAGTGCTAAAGTCATTGAGCATTCTGTAAATGTTCTGGCTCTTGTTGCACAATATTGTTTTTTTAAAAAATATTCTGAAGAGAGACTTAAAATATTTAGCCTGTCCGCACTTTTGCACGATATTGGTCTTTGTAGAATTGAAAAAGAAATAATTGAAAAAAAAGAAAGGCTTACAGACAAAGAATTTTCAATTTATAAAAAGCATGCGATTAAGGGTTTTAACGTTTTACAATTCTACCCAACTTTTGATAAATCGGTAAGCATAACAGCTCTTGAACACCATGAAAGATTAGATGGTAGTGGATATCCTAATGGGGTGAAACAGATATCTTTTGAAAGTCAAGTGGTCGGTTTGATTGACAGTTATGAATCCTTAAAATATCAAGAGAAAACATTCAGACAGTCTTTAAAGCCATATGATGCATTACAAATTATTAAAAAAGATGTGGTCCTAGGAAAATACAACAAAAAAATATTTGTAGATTTATGCTCATGCCTGATCAAATAA
- a CDS encoding ATP-binding protein, which yields MKRPIVINLKLKAILTALVLALTPLFILAALNLWSVRQSLTDVANQTLTIAAEQTANRIDQFLLENLMEIRAAGQLSPFAEYLKLSPKKRPGSMEEIRVTTILRTLSRKNLFLPTPCGVLDASGINILDTKSWRMGENESQTIYFQTPIQTGAPYISPILFPSKVSRQAFFYVSGPIFNVAGIVVGVLRMQVSIAFLEDFIASTSGLAGPDSFGLLLDKNHLILAHSKNQGMVFKTSRPLSEQLFEQLQSAGQLPQTLRGDLAMELPTLEKALQTDTGSTVFTAALTPGSSQSDQAVSVALGQANWRVVVAQPRDTFLKPIGKQINSTLWLVCVISLIVIAVAIMVAHQLTRPILNMTDIARQIATGDLTVQVPIPSHDELGLLAQSFNDMTAQLRDLIGSLQRSEEKYRRLTENAKDMIYRMTLPEGKYEYVNLASVDVFGYTPDEFYASPLLIKEIIHPDWRDYFNEQWANLLNGKAPLSYEYQIVHKSGSIKWLYQRNLLLLNKKGVPIALESIVTDITERKLAEQSLIESHERFLKILDSIDASIYVADMNNYEILFMNKHMKESFDKDLTGKICWDVFRGETGPCPRCTNDKLIDENGKPTDVVIWQDKNPITEKFYINHDRAIEWTDGRIVRLQIATDISELKKLEAQLQQAQKMESIGRLAGGVAHDYNNLSSIIIGYAELALEQVKPEDPLHENLEQILTAAMRSTDITRQLLAFARKQTIAPKVIDLNETIENMLNMFRRLIGENIDLDWLPGAKIWQVKLDPSQIDQIMANLCVNARDAIADVGKVIVETKNIRFNKDDCDNHADFVPGEYVSLAVSDNGSGIETDILENIFEPFFTTKDLGRGTGLGLSTVYGIVKQNNGFVNACSEPGKGTTIRIYLPRHASQVVETGNDDNIKNSLSRGEIILLVEDESSILKLVKRILEKLGYILLATSSPLEALNLAKNQSFKINLLITDVVMPEMNGRVLSEQIKSIYPDLKTLFMSGYTADVIAHQGILEDDVFFISKPFSIKEIAAKVREVLDPSQ from the coding sequence TTGAAACGTCCAATAGTTATCAATCTGAAGCTCAAAGCCATCCTCACTGCACTGGTCCTGGCCTTGACCCCATTGTTCATCCTGGCGGCACTGAATCTCTGGAGCGTCAGACAAAGCCTGACCGATGTTGCCAACCAAACCTTGACCATAGCAGCTGAGCAGACCGCCAACCGAATCGATCAATTTCTGCTCGAAAACCTGATGGAAATCAGGGCCGCAGGTCAGCTGAGCCCCTTTGCCGAATATTTAAAATTGTCACCGAAAAAGCGCCCCGGCAGTATGGAAGAGATCCGTGTCACAACGATTTTGCGCACGTTGAGCCGAAAAAATCTTTTTTTGCCGACACCCTGTGGCGTATTGGATGCTTCCGGTATCAATATTCTGGATACCAAATCCTGGCGTATGGGGGAAAATGAATCCCAGACAATCTATTTCCAGACCCCCATTCAAACGGGCGCCCCCTACATCTCACCCATTCTTTTTCCTTCAAAAGTATCCCGTCAGGCATTCTTTTACGTCAGTGGACCGATATTCAATGTTGCAGGTATTGTGGTGGGTGTGCTGCGCATGCAAGTAAGCATCGCCTTTCTGGAGGATTTTATTGCCAGCACTTCCGGACTTGCCGGTCCTGATTCCTTTGGCCTGCTGCTGGATAAAAATCACCTCATCCTGGCCCACTCAAAGAATCAAGGAATGGTATTCAAAACCAGCCGCCCATTGAGTGAACAGTTGTTCGAGCAGTTGCAGTCTGCAGGCCAGCTTCCCCAGACCCTGCGGGGTGACCTGGCCATGGAGTTACCCACCCTTGAGAAAGCATTGCAGACGGACACCGGTTCAACCGTTTTTACTGCCGCTTTGACACCTGGCTCCAGCCAGTCGGATCAAGCCGTTTCTGTCGCCCTCGGCCAGGCCAATTGGCGGGTTGTTGTAGCTCAACCCCGGGACACTTTCCTCAAACCCATCGGCAAACAAATTAACAGCACACTATGGTTGGTCTGCGTCATTTCACTCATTGTGATAGCTGTTGCGATAATGGTTGCCCACCAACTCACGCGGCCTATTCTCAACATGACCGACATCGCCCGGCAAATTGCCACCGGTGATCTGACCGTCCAGGTGCCGATCCCCAGCCATGACGAACTGGGTCTTCTGGCACAATCATTCAATGACATGACAGCTCAACTGCGCGATTTGATCGGATCATTACAAAGGAGTGAAGAGAAATACAGACGATTGACAGAGAATGCCAAAGATATGATCTACCGGATGACCCTGCCTGAAGGCAAATATGAATATGTCAATTTGGCATCCGTTGATGTTTTTGGATATACCCCGGACGAGTTTTATGCTTCTCCCCTGCTGATAAAGGAAATAATTCATCCAGACTGGAGAGACTATTTTAACGAGCAATGGGCCAATCTTTTAAATGGAAAAGCACCATTGTCCTACGAATACCAGATCGTCCATAAATCCGGTTCGATTAAATGGCTGTACCAGAGGAACCTGTTACTCCTCAACAAAAAGGGTGTGCCAATTGCATTGGAATCGATTGTGACAGATATCACCGAACGTAAGCTGGCAGAACAAAGCTTGATAGAATCACATGAAAGATTTCTGAAGATTTTAGATAGCATTGATGCGTCCATCTATGTGGCGGATATGAACAATTATGAAATCCTGTTCATGAATAAACACATGAAAGAAAGCTTTGATAAGGATCTCACAGGAAAAATCTGCTGGGACGTTTTCAGGGGTGAGACCGGTCCCTGTCCACGTTGCACCAATGATAAATTGATAGATGAAAACGGGAAGCCCACGGACGTAGTCATCTGGCAGGATAAAAACCCCATAACCGAAAAATTTTATATCAACCATGACCGGGCGATTGAATGGACTGATGGTCGTATCGTAAGACTCCAAATAGCAACAGACATCAGTGAATTAAAAAAACTTGAAGCTCAATTACAGCAAGCTCAAAAAATGGAGTCCATCGGTCGATTGGCAGGCGGCGTTGCCCATGATTATAACAATTTGTCCAGTATCATCATCGGCTACGCTGAATTGGCTCTGGAGCAGGTAAAGCCGGAAGACCCTCTGCATGAAAACCTGGAACAAATTTTAACTGCTGCAATGCGCTCGACGGATATTACCCGACAATTACTGGCTTTTGCACGCAAGCAAACGATTGCTCCCAAGGTGATAGACCTGAACGAGACCATTGAAAACATGCTGAATATGTTTCGGCGGCTGATCGGAGAAAACATTGATCTTGACTGGCTGCCTGGAGCAAAAATCTGGCAGGTCAAACTGGACCCCTCTCAAATTGATCAAATCATGGCAAATCTTTGCGTTAATGCACGGGATGCGATAGCCGATGTGGGCAAGGTCATTGTGGAAACAAAAAATATCCGTTTCAATAAAGACGATTGCGATAATCATGCTGATTTTGTTCCTGGAGAATATGTATCGCTTGCTGTCAGCGATAACGGCAGTGGAATAGAGACGGACATCCTGGAAAACATTTTTGAACCGTTTTTCACCACCAAAGACCTTGGCCGGGGGACTGGCCTTGGACTGTCCACCGTATACGGTATTGTCAAACAGAACAACGGATTTGTAAACGCCTGCAGTGAACCAGGGAAAGGAACTACCATCAGGATTTATCTACCCCGGCATGCAAGCCAGGTGGTTGAAACCGGTAATGACGATAATATAAAAAATTCGTTAAGCCGGGGGGAAATAATATTGCTTGTTGAGGATGAAAGTTCAATCTTGAAACTCGTGAAAAGAATACTTGAGAAATTAGGATACATTCTACTGGCCACCTCCAGTCCACTCGAGGCTCTAAATCTGGCCAAAAATCAATCCTTCAAGATTAATCTTTTAATAACGGATGTGGTCATGCCTGAAATGAACGGCAGGGTATTGTCCGAACAGATTAAAAGCATTTATCCTGATCTTAAAACCCTTTTTATGTCTGGTTATACAGCTGATGTCATCGCCCACCAGGGTATACTGGAGGACGATGTTTTTTTTATATCCAAACCTTTTTCAATAAAAGAAATAGCCGCCAAAGTAAGAGAGGTCTTGGATCCGTCACAATAG
- a CDS encoding ABC transporter substrate-binding protein yields MKSSLHPMLLVLIIIGMMAVLTKCQSESVDNPADHPTSESTTALPMEMALTPEGEYPPPGFEGKKWADIVNMARGQTVNWYMWGGSQDTNTWVTDYVARQLRDRYGVTLNAVFRNIVDSVSQVRQERAAGQNTHGAVDLIWINGENFQAMREEQLLYGPWSLYLPNTVFVDWQDEIIARDFSLPVDGYESPYGKAQIVFAYNQAKVESPPTTIPGLFEWIKANPGKFTYPALPDFTGTAFVCQICYWTAGRYDVFQAEYDQSKADQYLPACYEALNGIEPFLWNQGKTYPISATEQEELFKAGEIFFDIDYQTANTSKRVTGGIYPPLTRTFVFESGTLANTHYVAIPYNSPHKAGAMVVANFLLSLEAQLDKITKWGDSPAVSPMLLPMEWRQKFNQLPRGAATLPPGVLAEHRLPEPRPEWIEAIERGWLQHVAND; encoded by the coding sequence ATGAAATCATCCTTGCACCCAATGTTATTAGTCCTGATCATCATTGGCATGATGGCTGTGCTAACAAAGTGTCAATCCGAATCAGTAGACAATCCTGCGGATCATCCAACTTCTGAAAGCACAACCGCCCTGCCCATGGAAATGGCCCTCACCCCGGAAGGTGAATATCCTCCGCCGGGTTTCGAAGGAAAAAAATGGGCCGACATTGTCAACATGGCCCGGGGCCAAACTGTGAACTGGTACATGTGGGGCGGTAGTCAAGACACCAATACCTGGGTGACCGATTATGTGGCCCGTCAGTTGCGTGATCGCTACGGAGTCACCCTTAATGCCGTTTTCAGGAATATTGTCGACTCGGTAAGCCAAGTCAGGCAGGAACGCGCGGCGGGTCAGAACACGCACGGTGCTGTTGATCTGATCTGGATTAATGGTGAAAACTTCCAGGCCATGCGCGAAGAGCAATTGCTCTACGGTCCCTGGTCTCTGTATTTGCCCAATACCGTTTTTGTCGATTGGCAGGACGAAATCATTGCCAGGGATTTCAGCCTTCCTGTGGATGGCTACGAATCACCCTACGGCAAGGCGCAGATCGTATTTGCCTACAATCAAGCCAAGGTCGAATCGCCGCCCACAACCATTCCAGGCCTTTTTGAGTGGATCAAGGCCAATCCCGGCAAATTTACCTATCCGGCCTTACCTGATTTCACCGGAACCGCCTTTGTTTGTCAAATTTGTTATTGGACGGCAGGCAGGTATGACGTTTTCCAGGCTGAATACGATCAATCCAAAGCAGATCAATATCTTCCAGCCTGTTATGAAGCCCTCAATGGGATCGAACCATTTTTATGGAATCAGGGAAAGACGTATCCCATATCTGCAACGGAGCAGGAAGAGTTGTTTAAAGCCGGGGAAATCTTTTTTGATATCGACTATCAAACCGCCAATACTTCCAAACGTGTCACCGGCGGCATTTATCCGCCGCTAACGCGAACCTTTGTCTTTGAAAGCGGGACCCTGGCTAATACCCATTATGTGGCCATTCCTTACAACTCACCCCATAAGGCCGGGGCCATGGTTGTTGCCAACTTTCTTTTGTCCTTGGAAGCCCAGCTGGATAAAATCACTAAATGGGGCGACAGCCCCGCCGTGTCCCCCATGCTGCTGCCGATGGAATGGCGGCAGAAATTCAACCAGCTGCCAAGGGGAGCAGCGACGCTACCCCCAGGTGTTCTGGCCGAACATCGTCTGCCAGAGCCGCGTCCAGAATGGATTGAAGCCATCGAACGGGGTTGGTTACAACATGTTGCCAACGACTAA
- a CDS encoding LysR family transcriptional regulator codes for MLQNLDRLKVFYHVFAQESVVAAADALFVSQSAVSQAIQKLEREVNSPLFIRLHKQLVPTAAGEQLYEIVQPFMAALDTYLKNLEMGKDHPVGELRIGAPPEFGKAYLPSLVAGFREQYPDVSFTLKFGTPETLLPQLRKGLVDFALVDVFLTRSTHLGSLDMYHFNPVVEEEVILACSRQYHENRVKGDHSFVSLSKQNFITYTKDLQTIKQWFKHHFSKKNIHVRDVLTVDSHRAVISAIKSNIGMGIVVSHLVKEELENGQIVHIKTTSSEIINSISLAHLQDKIPTFTEKVFERYLVDKIRTMIPQGNSGMKIPGH; via the coding sequence ATGTTACAGAATCTGGATCGGTTAAAAGTCTTTTACCATGTGTTTGCGCAGGAAAGTGTTGTTGCTGCAGCCGATGCGTTGTTTGTCAGTCAGTCTGCCGTCAGCCAGGCTATTCAAAAGCTGGAAAGGGAAGTGAACAGTCCCTTGTTCATCCGCCTGCACAAACAACTGGTACCAACGGCGGCAGGTGAACAGTTGTATGAAATTGTCCAGCCGTTTATGGCCGCCCTTGACACCTACCTGAAGAATCTTGAGATGGGGAAGGACCACCCCGTTGGTGAGTTACGTATCGGAGCCCCACCCGAATTTGGAAAAGCCTATCTGCCATCCCTAGTGGCAGGGTTCAGGGAGCAATATCCAGATGTATCGTTCACCCTTAAATTTGGAACCCCGGAAACCTTGCTGCCGCAGCTCAGGAAGGGGCTGGTGGATTTTGCTTTGGTGGATGTATTTTTAACCAGAAGCACACACCTGGGTTCCCTTGATATGTACCATTTTAATCCTGTTGTTGAAGAGGAGGTCATACTTGCCTGCTCCAGGCAGTACCATGAAAATCGGGTAAAAGGCGATCACTCGTTCGTCTCTTTATCAAAACAAAATTTCATCACCTACACAAAAGACCTGCAAACGATTAAGCAGTGGTTCAAACACCACTTTTCAAAAAAAAATATACACGTTCGTGATGTGTTAACTGTGGACAGCCACCGGGCAGTGATCTCCGCGATAAAAAGCAATATTGGCATGGGGATTGTTGTATCCCACCTGGTGAAGGAAGAGCTTGAAAATGGACAGATTGTTCATATAAAAACGACCAGTTCCGAAATTATAAACTCGATATCCCTTGCCCATTTGCAGGACAAAATCCCCACCTTTACAGAAAAGGTTTTTGAGCGCTACCTGGTAGACAAAATCAGAACCATGATTCCCCAGGGTAATTCTGGCATGAAGATTCCAGGCCATTGA
- a CDS encoding NAD(P)-binding protein → MQTMTSDYVIVGSDPGGATVARELARAGKDVILLEKRKRHKLSKSKIKSYGIYDKYAVSPRSKEGVIIGRAVNQGGCSVVFSPNSLIRPLSN, encoded by the coding sequence ATGCAGACGATGACAAGCGATTATGTGATTGTGGGATCGGATCCCGGTGGAGCGACGGTAGCAAGGGAGCTTGCCAGGGCCGGAAAAGATGTGATTCTTCTTGAAAAAAGAAAGCGTCATAAGCTTTCCAAAAGTAAAATCAAATCCTATGGAATCTACGATAAATATGCGGTTTCTCCAAGATCAAAGGAGGGGGTGATCATCGGCAGGGCCGTTAACCAGGGGGGATGCAGTGTTGTCTTTTCGCCAAATTCTTTAATTCGCCCCCTTTCTAACTGA
- a CDS encoding DUF599 domain-containing protein, with product MSINSLFEIVLVFSTIVILVSYHIHLYLKVRHDPLMTAIGITNHARRMWVNGIMKEKRDILAIQTLRNQLMAATFLASTAFLICIGSLNAAFRPGVFIEVSNAFNLLGTKTEALWMLKLMLLGIVFFITFFNFTLCIRYYNHVGFMINTFQQDDPSVSEEAVTHVLNHGALHYTIGMRGFYLSVSLALWLFGSIWMLAGSLVLVAVLYRLDREA from the coding sequence ATGTCCATTAATTCACTGTTCGAAATTGTTTTGGTCTTTTCTACAATTGTCATTCTCGTCTCCTATCACATACACCTTTATTTAAAGGTCCGCCATGATCCCTTGATGACAGCCATCGGAATTACAAATCACGCGAGACGTATGTGGGTGAATGGGATCATGAAAGAAAAACGAGACATCCTGGCGATACAGACGCTGCGCAATCAACTGATGGCTGCCACCTTTTTAGCGTCCACCGCATTTCTTATCTGTATTGGGTCTCTCAACGCAGCTTTTCGGCCGGGGGTATTCATTGAGGTTTCCAATGCGTTCAATCTGCTGGGAACAAAAACCGAAGCATTGTGGATGCTCAAACTGATGTTGCTGGGGATAGTTTTTTTTATCACTTTTTTTAATTTTACACTATGCATCCGCTATTACAATCACGTCGGGTTCATGATCAACACGTTTCAACAGGACGATCCCAGCGTCTCTGAGGAAGCTGTTACCCATGTTCTCAATCACGGCGCATTGCATTACACCATCGGTATGCGTGGATTTTATTTGTCAGTATCACTCGCCTTGTGGTTGTTCGGGTCAATCTGGATGTTGGCAGGCAGTCTGGTTTTGGTTGCTGTTCTATACCGTCTTGATCGAGAAGCTTAG
- a CDS encoding ABC transporter ATP-binding protein produces the protein MPLVEAQGLEKTYQAGEIEIKAIRGVDFSIEPASFVAFIGPSGSGKSTLLNMIGCLDPPTGGTLTVAGKDVTDLSRREAARFRGEHIGFIFQDFNLIPVLTVFENVEYPLVMVQDWPKRKRREKVQKLLQAVGVSDQSNKYPGQISGGQKQRVAIARALVTGAKLVLADEPTANLDRKTAKRIIELMQGMRTEFGTTFIFSTHDPRVVENVETVFTLEDGRLQEEENHG, from the coding sequence ATGCCACTAGTTGAAGCCCAGGGGCTTGAAAAAACCTATCAGGCAGGGGAGATTGAGATCAAGGCCATCCGGGGGGTGGATTTCTCCATTGAACCGGCATCCTTTGTCGCCTTCATCGGTCCCTCAGGAAGCGGCAAATCTACCCTGCTCAACATGATCGGCTGCCTTGACCCGCCTACGGGGGGTACACTTACGGTGGCCGGTAAGGACGTCACCGACTTAAGCCGCCGGGAAGCTGCCCGTTTTCGAGGCGAACATATCGGTTTTATTTTTCAGGATTTCAACCTGATTCCAGTTCTCACGGTCTTTGAGAATGTGGAATATCCCCTGGTCATGGTCCAGGACTGGCCGAAACGGAAACGACGTGAAAAGGTCCAAAAACTCCTGCAGGCCGTGGGGGTGAGCGACCAAAGTAACAAATATCCAGGTCAGATCTCCGGCGGCCAAAAACAACGGGTAGCCATCGCCCGGGCCCTGGTAACCGGTGCCAAGCTGGTGCTGGCCGATGAACCCACCGCCAACCTGGACCGGAAAACCGCCAAGCGGATTATCGAGTTGATGCAGGGAATGCGGACCGAGTTCGGCACCACCTTTATTTTTTCCACCCACGACCCAAGGGTGGTGGAAAACGTGGAAACCGTCTTCACCCTGGAAGACGGCAGACTGCAGGAGGAGGAAAATCATGGGTAA
- a CDS encoding helicase-related protein: protein MAARGLDIKGLSAVINFDLPFEPEVYVHRIGRTGRAGKEGMAFSLMTPKERFRMEEINTMMGACFGVSDVEVLEPAIEEDAIVPMVTLSINGGRRSKLRPEDILGARTKDGGLAGTSVGKINCFDSSITTSC, encoded by the coding sequence GTGGCAGCCAGGGGCCTTGATATCAAAGGCCTCAGCGCGGTGATCAACTTTGATCTTCCCTTTGAGCCCGAGGTGTATGTCCACCGCATCGGCCGGACAGGCCGGGCCGGAAAAGAGGGCATGGCCTTTTCCCTAATGACCCCCAAAGAGCGGTTCCGGATGGAAGAGATCAACACCATGATGGGTGCTTGTTTTGGGGTGTCGGATGTGGAGGTGCTTGAGCCCGCCATCGAAGAGGATGCCATCGTCCCCATGGTGACCCTCTCCATCAACGGTGGCCGCAGGAGCAAGCTCAGGCCCGAAGATATACTGGGGGCACGGACCAAGGATGGGGGGCTTGCCGGCACCAGTGTGGGCAAGATCAACTGTTTTGATTCCAGCATAACGACCTCCTGTTGA
- a CDS encoding rhodanese-like domain-containing protein: protein MKTLTFLVVISLMAVAGVVASDYNYVSPEKVKTWIETQEPVTIVDIQVKEEFEAHHLPGSLATYSYPVKSDLEKAKIDDAVDASIDTETPVVVVCPRGAGGAQRCYDYMKSRNISEDRLLILKGGIAGWPYKELMESAK from the coding sequence ATGAAAACATTAACATTTCTTGTCGTTATCTCTCTTATGGCCGTTGCTGGTGTTGTGGCATCCGATTATAACTACGTATCCCCTGAAAAAGTCAAAACCTGGATAGAAACCCAGGAACCGGTGACCATTGTGGATATTCAGGTCAAGGAAGAATTTGAAGCTCACCACCTGCCGGGTTCCCTTGCTACCTATTCCTACCCGGTGAAAAGCGATTTGGAAAAAGCCAAGATAGATGATGCTGTGGATGCATCCATTGACACAGAAACCCCTGTTGTCGTTGTTTGTCCCCGGGGAGCGGGCGGTGCCCAGCGATGCTATGACTACATGAAGTCCCGGAATATTTCCGAGGACAGACTGCTGATTCTGAAGGGCGGCATCGCCGGATGGCCCTACAAAGAACTGATGGAATCAGCCAAATAA
- a CDS encoding GMC family oxidoreductase N-terminal domain-containing protein — protein sequence MAKKRDRRQEVIIVGTGPSGATAALELVKRGKKVLMIETGIEDQLGRGVFHTYKNLYDKHLFFSRSKEGIIIDRALTLGGSSAVFSGNAFRPTKSFQDDLGLDLEPTIQETINELKLAPFSNEFMKGWNGTRRLVEAADTLGINFLPQLKFIDPSRCNPKCDSCMSGCSINARWTARDYVRKAMAWPNGIDLIMNTRVEEVLMDNDKKRAIGVRVSGNKDIPEKLYADMIILAAGGMGSPVILQKSGIEEAGKSFFMDPMDVVVGFTKEKGPWKAMTFTHACEDFEESDHFMIGNVKGEGAWLSQMMRIKPFFKNILKFKKRGLYSMGMFTKIADENKGSIDAKGRMSKPMTDNDMRNMKKGDDLCTRILIKAGCEPDTISISTMIGGHPGGTAAIGTVVDQNFESLKIKNLYVCDTSVFPRSPGSPPVLTLIAMVKKWARELEIA from the coding sequence ATGGCAAAAAAAAGGGACAGGAGACAGGAAGTAATAATTGTCGGCACAGGACCTTCTGGTGCAACAGCAGCCCTCGAACTTGTTAAGCGGGGCAAAAAAGTTCTTATGATAGAAACTGGGATTGAAGATCAATTAGGACGAGGCGTATTTCATACATATAAAAATCTCTATGACAAACATCTTTTCTTTTCACGTTCAAAAGAAGGAATTATTATTGATCGTGCTTTGACACTTGGTGGTTCTTCAGCGGTTTTTAGCGGTAATGCTTTTCGACCGACAAAGTCGTTTCAGGATGACCTCGGTTTGGACCTCGAACCCACTATCCAGGAAACCATCAATGAGTTGAAGCTTGCACCTTTCTCTAATGAGTTTATGAAAGGCTGGAATGGAACACGGAGACTTGTGGAAGCCGCAGATACGCTTGGCATCAACTTTTTACCGCAACTAAAATTTATTGACCCATCACGCTGTAATCCAAAATGTGATTCCTGTATGTCCGGTTGTTCTATCAATGCACGCTGGACTGCTCGTGATTATGTGAGAAAAGCAATGGCATGGCCCAATGGTATTGACCTTATTATGAATACTCGGGTTGAAGAAGTTCTTATGGATAACGATAAAAAAAGAGCCATAGGAGTTCGGGTCTCTGGAAATAAAGATATTCCGGAAAAACTTTATGCGGATATGATTATTCTGGCCGCAGGTGGTATGGGAAGTCCGGTTATTTTACAGAAAAGTGGAATTGAAGAGGCCGGCAAATCATTTTTCATGGATCCAATGGATGTGGTTGTGGGTTTTACAAAAGAAAAAGGACCTTGGAAAGCCATGACATTCACTCATGCATGCGAGGACTTTGAAGAATCAGATCATTTTATGATAGGAAATGTAAAAGGTGAGGGGGCCTGGCTTTCTCAGATGATGCGTATAAAGCCATTTTTTAAAAATATTTTGAAATTTAAGAAAAGAGGACTCTATTCCATGGGCATGTTTACAAAGATTGCTGATGAAAATAAAGGGTCGATTGATGCAAAGGGAAGAATGTCAAAGCCAATGACCGATAATGATATGAGAAATATGAAAAAGGGAGATGACCTTTGCACGCGAATACTGATAAAAGCTGGTTGCGAGCCCGATACTATTTCCATCAGCACAATGATAGGTGGACATCCAGGGGGTACTGCAGCTATTGGTACCGTTGTTGATCAAAATTTTGAGAGCTTGAAGATTAAGAATCTTTATGTTTGTGATACAAGTGTTTTTCCCCGTTCACCGGGTTCGCCTCCGGTACTTACGCTAATAGCCATGGTTAAAAAATGGGCCAGAGAACTGGAAATTGCCTAG